AACCAGTCCGAAAACATGCGATTACGCTTTTCCTGAAGGATCTGTTCCCGCAGCGTGTTTTTGGTGCTGGCAAATTGTGTCGAATCAAATGCGGACTTTGAAAGCAGTTTGACGATGTAGTAGCCCCGGGCTCCTTCGAAAGGTTTCGAGATCTCATTGGGCTTCAGCGCTATGACATGGCCGACGAATGCAAGGTCGCGTCCCACATTCGGCGGTGCGTCCTGGGCTTTGAACGGACCAGTCTTCTGATCGACAACATTCCTGATGGAGCGGGCAGCCACGGCGAGATCGCCGTTCGCACCCAGGTTCTTGGCGAACGAATCGACCTGTTCCTTGAGCTGCTGCATCTTCTTCTCGCGGAGCACCTTGAACCGAATCATCGCTTTCACCTCGTCCAGCGGACGCACTCCTTCTTCACGTACACCCGAGATCTTGAAGACGGCAAGACCGCCCGTCATAGCCGTCGGTTCGCTGAGTGCGTTCAGTTTTTTCGAGAACGCGAATGTCATGGCGGCGTCATTCATGCCAACCCCGGGAATCACCGAACCCTTGACAAACTCCGGAGTCTCTTTCACCTGGTATGCGCTTGTCTCGGCCGCTTTTTCGAAACCCTCTTCCTTCGCGAGATAGGCGAAATCCTGTGCACGTGCACCGGCTGCATCGGTGCTCTGCGACGTTGCTTTTACTTTCATGGTCAGCGTCGCGACCTTCAACTGACGGCTGTCGCGTCCTGTCACCTTGATGATGTGCCATCCGAACTGCGTTCGGATCGGCCCGACAATGTCGCCGACTTTTGCGCCAAAGGCCGCTTGCTCAAAAGGCTTCACCCATCCGCCGCGCCCGTACCAGCCAAGGTCGCCATCCATCACCTTCGAACCGTAATCGTCGCTGTTCTCGCGTGCGAGGGCGCCGAAGTTCTCGCCTCCTCGTACACGTTTCAACAGAGTTTTTGCTCTTTCAATTTGCTTGACACTGTCCGGTCCGGTGACAGCATTCAGGAGGATGTGGCTGGCACGCACGAATTCAGCCGTCCCCTTCTTCTCGTCCAGGATCTTCATCAAATGGATGCCAGCGTAGTCGGCAATCGGACCGACAACTTCGCCTTTGCGTGCCGAGAATGCAATTGTCTCACGCTGACGCCCAAGATCGCCATGTTTGAAAAACGTTGTGTCGTTTACA
Above is a window of Ignavibacteriales bacterium DNA encoding:
- a CDS encoding peptidylprolyl isomerase yields the protein MTKIRDNLTKAFAVFAVFFIVYIVLDWGMDITGRKGKGLTEKDHIGTVNGAKISFREFSELLKQQTESYKKQTSADPDDETERQLRTQVWNMLVQQALVDKELVRLGISVTDDEIREILLGSNPPEMIAGQFRDSTGTFNRSAYEQAVMNPQNRAAVIQVEEQVRRQRRLEKLQSLLSAATRVTEGEARERFEDQSITMDAEYVLFDPNLFVPDSAVQISDDDLKKYYNANQEEYKLRPARKLKYVFFSLAPSKDDSAAVLTEMTRFAEQAKAGSDFVDLAKTYSEVPVNDTTFFKHGDLGRQRETIAFSARKGEVVGPIADYAGIHLMKILDEKKGTAEFVRASHILLNAVTGPDSVKQIERAKTLLKRVRGGENFGALARENSDDYGSKVMDGDLGWYGRGGWVKPFEQAAFGAKVGDIVGPIRTQFGWHIIKVTGRDSRQLKVATLTMKVKATSQSTDAAGARAQDFAYLAKEEGFEKAAETSAYQVKETPEFVKGSVIPGVGMNDAAMTFAFSKKLNALSEPTAMTGGLAVFKISGVREEGVRPLDEVKAMIRFKVLREKKMQQLKEQVDSFAKNLGANGDLAVAARSIRNVVDQKTGPFKAQDAPPNVGRDLAFVGHVIALKPNEISKPFEGARGYYIVKLLSKSAFDSTQFASTKNTLREQILQEKRNRMFSDWLTALRDKADIEDLRDKFYR